One region of Bacillus zhangzhouensis genomic DNA includes:
- a CDS encoding S8 family peptidase: protein MKGEIRLIPYEVKANVMEAKETPESIQEIKAPELWSSGFKGKGITIAVLDTGCDTEHPDLKDQIIGGKNFTDDDNGDAENVKDYNGHGTHVAGTIAATDQNGGILGVAPEAKLLIVKVLSGENGSGKYEWIIDGINYAAEQKADIISMSLGGPSNEPALQEAIQNAVKSGVLVVCAAGNEGDGDERTEEFSYPAAYNEVIAVGSVSLARKSSDFSNANKEIDLVAPGEDILSTLPNHKYGRLTGTSMAAPHVSGALAIIKNAEEEAFQRKLTEPEVYAQLVRRTLPLKQSKTLVGNGFLYLTAPDVLLEKTLEADLLSL, encoded by the coding sequence ATGAAAGGTGAAATTCGCTTAATTCCGTATGAAGTAAAAGCCAATGTGATGGAAGCGAAAGAGACGCCGGAAAGTATTCAGGAGATTAAAGCACCCGAACTTTGGTCAAGTGGCTTCAAAGGAAAAGGCATAACCATTGCTGTCCTTGATACAGGCTGTGACACAGAGCATCCCGATTTAAAAGATCAGATTATCGGAGGGAAGAACTTCACCGATGATGACAATGGAGATGCTGAAAATGTAAAAGACTACAATGGACATGGTACCCATGTAGCAGGAACGATTGCAGCAACAGATCAAAATGGCGGAATTTTAGGGGTTGCCCCTGAAGCCAAGCTGCTTATCGTGAAAGTTCTTAGCGGTGAAAATGGAAGCGGAAAATATGAATGGATCATTGATGGCATCAACTATGCCGCAGAGCAGAAGGCTGATATTATCTCCATGTCTCTCGGTGGTCCAAGCAATGAGCCAGCTCTGCAGGAAGCCATTCAGAATGCGGTAAAAAGCGGTGTGCTTGTTGTGTGTGCAGCAGGAAATGAAGGAGACGGAGACGAGCGTACGGAAGAGTTCTCCTATCCAGCAGCATACAATGAAGTCATTGCCGTCGGTTCTGTTTCCCTTGCTAGAAAATCCTCTGACTTTTCTAATGCCAATAAAGAAATCGACCTCGTTGCTCCAGGAGAAGACATTTTATCCACTCTCCCTAACCATAAATATGGCAGACTCACAGGGACTTCAATGGCTGCCCCTCACGTAAGCGGTGCACTAGCCATTATCAAAAATGCCGAAGAAGAAGCGTTCCAGCGCAAGCTGACAGAGCCTGAGGTCTATGCTCAGCTTGTCAGAAGAACCCTTCCATTAAAGCAGTCGAAAACCCTTGTAGGGAATGGATTTTTATATTTAACTGCGCCTGATGTCCTTTTAGAAAAAACATTGGAAGCAGATCTTTTATCTCTATAA
- a CDS encoding response regulator transcription factor has translation MNKGKILVVEDEKKIARVLSLELEYEGYEVTVKETGMDGLQALEDESFDLVLLDVMLPELSGLEVLRRVRKTNTATPIMLITARDSVPDKVSGLDLGANDYITKPFDIEELLARIRAQLRLNINEQEEKETELSIADLTVNEKTRDIQRAGQMLELTPREYDLLVHLLKHQQQVLTRDQLLTAVWGFDYFGDTNVVDVYIRYLRKKIDYPFEKQLIHTVRGVGYVMKG, from the coding sequence ATGAACAAAGGGAAGATACTCGTAGTCGAAGATGAAAAGAAAATTGCAAGGGTTCTGTCACTCGAACTTGAATATGAGGGATATGAGGTGACAGTTAAAGAGACAGGCATGGATGGACTACAGGCTCTTGAAGACGAAAGCTTCGATTTGGTACTGCTTGACGTTATGCTGCCAGAATTAAGCGGTCTTGAAGTGCTCAGAAGGGTTCGAAAGACAAATACAGCGACACCGATTATGTTGATTACAGCAAGAGATAGTGTACCTGATAAGGTAAGCGGGCTGGATCTTGGAGCGAATGATTATATTACAAAGCCTTTTGACATAGAAGAATTATTAGCGCGAATACGCGCCCAGCTTAGATTGAATATAAACGAGCAAGAAGAGAAGGAGACGGAGCTGAGCATTGCAGATTTGACTGTCAACGAGAAAACAAGAGATATCCAAAGAGCCGGTCAAATGCTTGAACTCACGCCGAGAGAATATGACTTGCTGGTTCATTTGCTAAAGCATCAGCAGCAAGTGCTTACAAGAGATCAGCTTCTAACAGCGGTTTGGGGTTTTGATTATTTCGGTGATACAAACGTGGTAGATGTCTATATCCGTTATTTAAGGAAAAAAATCGATTACCCATTCGAAAAACAGCTAATTCACACAGTGAGAGGTGTGGGTTATGTGATGAAAGGATAA
- a CDS encoding HAMP domain-containing histidine kinase gives MRLKNKIQLYTSLSLFLMVLLFHTAIYFIFSMTLTQKDMSRLSEVAENIAIALKKSEEEGLPSSELLKAYLPQNGMIRVVTETGESKLTVTKQSTFSSLPFTYESGQTAEIKKYNKHMIALATIPVIWTNGEIMSLQVYEEIENTEENLALLKMILIAAGVLFIMLSYFAGHILTKQIVRPISRMTNTMKASMKEKAFKRIELTGDSKDELYQMGQTFNEMSEILEKHYEKEQQFLHDASHELKTPITVIMSYSNLLKRWGQTRPDVVEESSQAIHDEAKKMKRLTDQLLTLAKNGQPLYLDMKPVDLDHLCKQLCHTLEVATNRTIQSHVKTDQPLIAEGDEEKIKQLLTILIDNAVKYSREPVDVTCGWAGDKPYISVIDQGIGIKEEDIPKVFDRFFRVDEARNSETGGTGLGLSIAKQIAEEHGAELKVDSRIGEGTAMTILFQK, from the coding sequence ATGAGATTAAAAAATAAGATTCAGCTTTATACGTCGTTGTCTTTGTTTTTAATGGTGCTCTTGTTTCATACAGCCATTTATTTTATTTTTTCGATGACCTTGACGCAAAAAGATATGTCCCGCTTGTCTGAGGTAGCTGAAAATATTGCCATTGCTTTAAAAAAATCAGAGGAAGAGGGTCTTCCATCCTCGGAGCTCCTGAAGGCATACCTGCCTCAAAATGGTATGATCCGTGTCGTGACAGAAACGGGAGAGTCAAAACTAACAGTCACAAAGCAATCAACGTTTAGTTCACTGCCTTTTACCTATGAATCAGGCCAGACGGCAGAAATCAAAAAATACAATAAGCATATGATTGCGTTGGCTACCATTCCGGTCATTTGGACAAATGGTGAGATTATGTCGCTTCAAGTCTATGAAGAAATCGAAAATACGGAAGAGAACTTAGCGTTATTAAAAATGATTTTAATCGCTGCCGGCGTTTTGTTTATTATGCTTTCTTATTTTGCAGGCCACATTTTAACAAAGCAAATCGTCCGGCCGATAAGCAGAATGACGAATACCATGAAGGCAAGTATGAAAGAGAAGGCATTTAAACGAATTGAATTAACAGGCGATTCAAAGGATGAACTATATCAAATGGGACAAACCTTTAATGAAATGTCCGAAATTCTCGAGAAGCATTATGAAAAAGAACAGCAATTTTTGCATGATGCCTCCCATGAATTGAAGACACCGATTACCGTTATTATGAGCTACAGCAATTTACTAAAACGCTGGGGGCAAACACGACCAGATGTTGTAGAAGAATCCTCCCAGGCGATTCATGATGAAGCGAAAAAAATGAAAAGACTGACAGATCAATTACTGACATTGGCGAAAAACGGCCAGCCGTTATACTTGGATATGAAGCCGGTTGATCTTGATCATTTGTGCAAGCAGCTATGTCATACACTTGAAGTGGCCACAAATCGAACCATTCAATCCCATGTGAAAACAGATCAGCCGCTTATCGCAGAAGGAGACGAAGAGAAAATCAAACAGCTTTTGACCATCTTAATCGATAATGCGGTCAAATATAGCAGAGAGCCAGTTGATGTGACCTGCGGATGGGCAGGAGACAAGCCATATATTTCAGTGATTGATCAAGGAATTGGCATAAAAGAAGAGGATATCCCTAAAGTCTTTGACCGCTTTTTCCGTGTGGATGAAGCGAGAAACAGTGAGACAGGCGGAACCGGACTTGGTCTTTCAATTGCGAAGCAAATTGCAGAAGAACATGGGGCCGAACTGAAGGTAGACAGCCGTATCGGCGAAGGGACAGCCATGACCATTCTTTTTCAGAAATAA
- a CDS encoding PepSY domain-containing protein, translating to MSRKTKMVLALAGCLVILAAFAMLMIQTIDQKILSEVEMKKMIAKDYNGNITHIDLINHRQDYTLTLENANGIYQIIASSASGQMKEIRQLKSYQKPNEKNAELQAEEAAVKKVSGTVIQKKETSNRFIFTIQSKKELYQVEVDKQSFKVLEAEMKKPTSKEKKLTKITVEEAIQIAVKEVGGTVDDADLETFSGMLVFEVELDLPDGREAEVLVNAYTGDIEGITYEN from the coding sequence ATGTCTAGAAAAACGAAAATGGTGCTTGCGCTCGCAGGATGTCTAGTGATTCTTGCGGCTTTTGCAATGCTCATGATCCAAACCATTGATCAAAAAATATTAAGTGAAGTAGAAATGAAAAAGATGATCGCAAAAGACTACAATGGAAACATTACACATATTGACTTAATCAATCATAGACAGGACTATACACTGACGCTGGAAAATGCAAATGGCATCTATCAAATCATTGCATCTTCTGCAAGCGGTCAAATGAAAGAAATTAGACAGTTAAAAAGTTATCAAAAGCCAAATGAAAAAAATGCTGAGCTCCAGGCAGAAGAGGCGGCTGTTAAAAAGGTGAGCGGAACCGTCATTCAAAAGAAAGAGACGTCAAATCGTTTTATTTTTACCATTCAATCAAAAAAAGAATTATATCAAGTCGAGGTCGACAAACAATCGTTCAAGGTGCTTGAAGCAGAAATGAAAAAACCAACCTCTAAAGAAAAGAAGCTCACGAAAATCACCGTTGAAGAAGCCATCCAAATTGCCGTAAAAGAAGTTGGCGGAACAGTGGATGATGCTGATCTTGAAACATTCAGCGGCATGCTTGTATTTGAGGTGGAGCTGGATTTGCCTGACGGTAGAGAGGCAGAGGTGCTTGTGAACGCCTATACAGGCGACATTGAGGGCATTACGTACGAAAACTAA
- a CDS encoding PepSY domain-containing protein — MMKKVLVATALTGTLVASGLTLQAQNTNQTANAEQVVQEKSSFVSKKQAEKAALKVVKGYVDDVDLERKKGKWVYEVEIKKGGFEYKVYVDAKNGKALNDPVKEKKQNVKITKKQAEKIALAKVKGTVTDSDLDKENGVYIYEIEITTPSGEEVDFEISAKTGKILKQEWDD; from the coding sequence ATGATGAAAAAAGTATTAGTAGCTACAGCATTAACGGGAACTCTTGTCGCAAGTGGTTTGACACTTCAAGCGCAAAATACAAATCAAACAGCAAACGCCGAGCAAGTCGTGCAAGAGAAATCATCATTTGTTTCAAAGAAACAAGCTGAAAAAGCAGCTTTAAAAGTGGTGAAAGGCTATGTAGACGATGTGGATCTTGAGCGTAAAAAAGGAAAATGGGTGTATGAGGTAGAGATTAAGAAAGGCGGCTTTGAATATAAAGTATATGTTGATGCAAAAAATGGAAAAGCGCTGAATGATCCAGTGAAAGAAAAGAAACAGAATGTGAAGATCACGAAAAAACAGGCTGAGAAAATTGCTCTTGCAAAAGTAAAAGGCACAGTCACTGATTCTGATCTAGATAAAGAAAATGGTGTGTACATTTACGAAATTGAAATCACAACACCAAGCGGCGAGGAAGTTGATTTTGAGATTTCCGCTAAAACAGGCAAAATCCTGAAGCAAGAATGGGATGATTAA